In the Ruminococcus sp. OA3 genome, one interval contains:
- the pta gene encoding phosphate acetyltransferase, protein MGFIDVIKDRARADKKTIVLPETEDRRTYEAVAQILKEDIANVVLVGSEDAVKAGSEGLDITGAVVVDPATSDKTQSYIDKLVELRGSKGMTEDKAKEIMLNQYLYYGVMMVKMGDADGMVSGACHSTADTLRPCLQILKTKPGTKLVSAFFLMSVPNCEYGANGTFVFADCGLNQNPNPEELAAIAESSAESFKLLVGEEPKIAFLSHSTMGSAKHADIDKVTEAVKIAKENYPDLKLDGELQLDAAIVPSVGASKAPNSPVAGQANTLIFPDLDAGNIGYKLVQRLAKAEAYGPVTQGIAAPVNDLSRGCSAEDIVGVVAITAVQCQN, encoded by the coding sequence ATGGGATTTATTGACGTAATTAAAGACAGGGCGAGAGCTGACAAAAAAACAATCGTACTTCCGGAGACAGAAGACAGAAGAACGTATGAGGCAGTTGCACAGATCTTAAAAGAAGATATTGCAAATGTAGTTCTGGTGGGAAGCGAAGACGCTGTAAAAGCGGGAAGCGAAGGACTGGATATCACAGGAGCAGTCGTAGTGGACCCGGCAACTTCTGATAAGACACAGTCTTATATTGACAAACTGGTTGAATTAAGAGGCAGCAAAGGCATGACAGAAGATAAAGCAAAAGAGATCATGCTCAACCAGTATCTGTACTACGGAGTTATGATGGTAAAAATGGGCGATGCTGACGGAATGGTTTCCGGTGCATGCCACTCTACAGCAGACACTCTGCGTCCATGCCTGCAGATTCTGAAAACGAAACCAGGTACAAAACTTGTATCTGCATTTTTCCTGATGTCCGTTCCGAACTGTGAGTATGGTGCTAATGGTACTTTCGTATTTGCTGACTGCGGGCTGAACCAGAATCCAAATCCGGAAGAACTGGCTGCAATCGCAGAATCCTCAGCAGAATCCTTTAAACTTCTGGTTGGCGAAGAACCGAAAATTGCATTCCTGTCACACTCAACAATGGGAAGTGCAAAACACGCCGATATTGATAAAGTAACAGAAGCAGTAAAAATCGCAAAAGAAAACTATCCGGATCTGAAACTGGACGGGGAACTGCAGCTTGACGCAGCGATCGTTCCCAGTGTAGGCGCTTCCAAAGCTCCGAACAGCCCGGTAGCAGGACAGGCCAACACGCTGATCTTCCCGGACCTTGATGCAGGAAATATCGGATACAAACTGGTTCAGAGACTGGCTAAGGCAGAAGCATACGGACCGGTTACCCAGGGTATTGCAGCTCCGGTCAACGATCTTTCCAGAGGATGCTCTGCAGAAGATATCGTAGGAGTAGTAGCCATCACAGCGGTACAGTGCCAAAACTGA